One stretch of Streptomyces sp. R21 DNA includes these proteins:
- a CDS encoding ABC transporter ATP-binding protein, whose protein sequence is MTRATEPPREASGHLPVAEQADVRRAALRLLRADRRAFAALLALNALAAGAGLAGPWLLGRIIDDVRSGGGVAAVDRLALVILLCALVQLLLARWARYVGHRFGERTLARVREQFVERTLALPASVVERAGTGDLTARGTADVAMVGATLRDAGPELLIASVQALFILGAVFVINPLLGGCGVVGLVGIWFALRWYLRRARAAYLAEGAAVSDVAEILSATASGARTVEAFGLQEHRVAASREALETSRRTRLYTLFLRSVFFPAVEVSYIVPVAGVLLLGGALHARGAMSLGAVVAAALYLRQLSDPLDTILMRVEQLQSSGASFARVEGLARAPRAGAADSPVPDGDLIDVRDVRYAYDRGGEVLRGIDLTVRPGERLALVGPSGAGKTTLSRLLSGVDRPTSGTVTVGRVPVADLGPEQLRRQVVLVTQEHHVFLGTVRDNLLIAEPSATDPELWAALAAVDAAGWVAELPDGLDTPLGSEALSPDSGSARPGGTAVTDGSQAQQLALARVVLADPHTLILDEATALLDPATARHTERALAAVLAGRTVIAVAHRLHTAHDADRVAVMEDGRLTELGTHDDLVAADGAYAALWRSWHGDGHTHD, encoded by the coding sequence GTGACGCGGGCGACGGAACCTCCGAGGGAGGCGTCGGGGCATCTGCCCGTCGCCGAGCAGGCCGATGTGCGGCGGGCGGCGCTGCGGCTGCTGCGGGCCGACCGGCGGGCGTTCGCCGCCCTGCTCGCGCTGAACGCGCTGGCGGCCGGTGCCGGTCTCGCCGGGCCGTGGCTGCTCGGGCGCATCATCGACGACGTCCGGTCGGGCGGCGGCGTCGCCGCCGTGGACCGGCTGGCGCTGGTCATCCTGCTGTGCGCGCTCGTGCAGCTGCTGCTGGCGCGCTGGGCCCGGTACGTGGGGCACCGCTTCGGCGAGCGGACGCTGGCGCGGGTGCGCGAGCAGTTCGTCGAGCGGACCCTCGCGCTGCCCGCGTCGGTCGTGGAGCGGGCCGGTACCGGCGACCTGACGGCGCGCGGCACGGCCGACGTCGCCATGGTCGGCGCCACGCTGCGCGACGCCGGGCCCGAACTGCTCATCGCCTCCGTGCAGGCGCTGTTCATCCTCGGCGCGGTCTTCGTCATCAATCCGCTGCTGGGCGGCTGCGGAGTGGTCGGTCTGGTCGGGATCTGGTTCGCGCTGCGCTGGTATCTGCGCCGGGCGCGTGCCGCCTATCTCGCGGAGGGCGCGGCCGTTTCGGACGTCGCCGAGATCCTCTCGGCCACCGCGTCGGGCGCCCGCACGGTCGAGGCCTTCGGGCTCCAGGAGCACCGGGTGGCCGCGAGCCGGGAGGCCCTGGAGACGTCCCGGCGTACGCGGCTGTACACGCTGTTCCTGCGCAGCGTGTTCTTCCCTGCCGTGGAGGTGTCGTACATCGTCCCGGTGGCGGGGGTGCTGCTGCTCGGCGGCGCGCTGCACGCGCGGGGCGCGATGAGCCTGGGTGCGGTGGTCGCGGCCGCCCTGTATCTGCGCCAGCTCAGCGATCCGCTCGACACCATCCTGATGCGGGTCGAGCAGTTGCAGAGCAGCGGCGCCTCTTTCGCCCGCGTCGAGGGGCTGGCCCGCGCGCCGCGGGCCGGGGCCGCCGACTCCCCGGTGCCGGACGGCGACCTGATCGACGTACGCGATGTGCGGTACGCGTACGACCGCGGGGGCGAGGTCCTGCGCGGGATCGACCTGACCGTGCGACCGGGGGAACGGCTGGCGCTCGTCGGCCCGTCCGGCGCGGGCAAGACCACCCTGAGCAGGCTGCTGTCGGGCGTCGACCGGCCGACCTCGGGCACCGTGACGGTGGGCCGGGTGCCGGTCGCCGATCTGGGCCCCGAACAGCTGCGCCGGCAGGTCGTGCTGGTCACCCAGGAGCATCATGTGTTCCTCGGCACCGTCCGCGACAACCTGCTGATCGCCGAACCGTCCGCCACCGACCCCGAGTTGTGGGCGGCGCTCGCCGCGGTCGACGCCGCCGGGTGGGTGGCCGAGCTGCCGGACGGCCTGGACACCCCGCTGGGCTCGGAGGCGCTCTCCCCGGATTCCGGCTCGGCGCGGCCGGGCGGGACGGCTGTCACCGACGGCTCGCAGGCTCAGCAACTCGCCCTGGCCCGAGTGGTGCTGGCGGACCCGCACACGCTGATCCTCGACGAGGCCACGGCTCTGCTCGACCCGGCGACCGCCCGCCACACGGAGCGCGCGCTGGCCGCCGTACTCGCGGGCCGCACCGTCATCGCCGTCGCGCACCGTCTGCACACCGCGCACGACGCGGACCGCGTGGCCGTGATGGAGGACGGCCGCCTCACCGAACTCGGCACGCACGACGACCTGGTGGCCGCGGACGGCGCGTACGCGGCGCTGTGGCGCTCGTGGCACGGCGACGGTCACACGCACGACTGA
- a CDS encoding M4 family metallopeptidase, with amino-acid sequence MSSSSSHRRTSHTQRRIAGVALVGVTALLAAAVQSGAASAAPAQAPSAGKINPGAVALKLTPSQRAELIRDANAAKADTAKDLGLGAKESLVARDVIKDASGTVHTRYERTYDGLPVLGGDLVVDTAKSGKTGHVYKATKAAIKVASVKPQITAAKAEKQALSAAKAAGSKSTDADRAPRKVIWAGNGTPTLAYETVVGGLQDDGTPNQLHVITDAATGKKLFEYQGIKNGIGNTQYSGQVSLTTTQSGSNFTLNDSARGAHKTYNLNHGTSGTGTLFSQTSDTWGNSTTSNAATAGADAHYGAAETWDFYKNTFGRSGIKNNGVGAYSRVHYGNAYVNAFWDDTCFCMTYGDGSGNADPLTSLDVAGHEMSHGVTSNTAGLNYSGESGGLNEATSDIFGTGVEFYAGNSTDVGDYLIGEKIDINGDGTPLRYMDKPSKDGGSADSWYSGVGNLDVHYSSGVANHFFYLLSEGSGAKVINGVSYNSPTSDGLPVTGIGRDKALQIWYRALTTKFTSTTNYASARTGTLAAAGELYGTTSAEYTAVQNAWAGVNVGSRPGGGGGGGTSFENTADVSIPDNGAAVTSSITVSGRTGNAPTNLAVAVDIIHTWRGDLVVDLVAPDGSVYNLKAFSSSDSADNVQTTYTVNASSEVANGTWKLRVQDKAAQDTGYINSWKLTFP; translated from the coding sequence TTGAGCAGCAGTTCCTCCCACAGACGCACCTCCCACACCCAGCGCCGGATCGCGGGCGTCGCCCTCGTCGGCGTCACCGCCCTGCTGGCCGCGGCCGTACAGTCGGGCGCCGCGAGCGCCGCCCCGGCACAGGCACCGTCGGCGGGCAAGATCAACCCCGGCGCCGTCGCCCTCAAGCTCACCCCCTCGCAGCGCGCCGAGCTGATACGCGACGCCAACGCGGCCAAGGCGGACACCGCCAAGGACCTGGGCCTCGGGGCGAAGGAGTCGCTCGTCGCCCGTGACGTCATCAAGGACGCCAGCGGCACCGTCCACACCCGCTACGAGCGGACCTACGACGGTCTCCCGGTCCTCGGCGGCGACCTGGTCGTCGACACCGCGAAGTCGGGCAAGACCGGGCACGTCTACAAGGCGACCAAGGCCGCCATCAAGGTCGCCTCGGTCAAGCCGCAGATCACCGCCGCGAAGGCCGAGAAGCAGGCGCTGTCCGCCGCGAAGGCCGCCGGCTCCAAGTCCACCGACGCGGACCGGGCACCGCGCAAGGTGATCTGGGCGGGCAACGGCACGCCGACCCTGGCGTACGAGACCGTCGTCGGCGGCCTCCAGGACGACGGCACCCCCAACCAGCTGCACGTCATCACCGACGCCGCCACCGGCAAGAAGCTCTTCGAGTACCAGGGCATCAAGAACGGCATCGGCAACACGCAGTACAGCGGCCAGGTGTCCCTGACGACCACCCAGTCGGGGTCGAACTTCACGCTGAACGACAGCGCGCGCGGCGCCCACAAGACGTACAACCTGAACCACGGGACGTCGGGCACCGGCACGCTGTTCTCGCAGACCAGCGACACGTGGGGCAACAGCACCACGTCGAACGCCGCGACCGCGGGCGCCGACGCGCACTACGGTGCCGCGGAGACGTGGGACTTCTACAAGAACACGTTCGGCCGCAGCGGCATCAAGAACAACGGTGTGGGCGCGTACTCCCGGGTGCACTACGGCAACGCGTACGTCAACGCGTTCTGGGACGACACCTGCTTCTGCATGACGTACGGCGACGGCTCCGGCAACGCCGACCCGCTGACCTCGCTGGACGTGGCCGGCCACGAGATGAGCCACGGTGTCACCTCCAACACCGCCGGTCTCAACTACAGCGGTGAGTCCGGCGGCCTGAACGAGGCCACCTCGGACATCTTCGGCACCGGCGTGGAGTTCTACGCGGGCAACTCGACCGACGTGGGCGACTACCTCATCGGCGAGAAGATCGACATCAACGGCGACGGCACCCCGCTGCGCTACATGGACAAGCCCAGCAAGGACGGCGGCTCCGCCGACTCCTGGTACTCGGGCGTCGGCAACCTCGACGTGCACTACTCGTCGGGTGTCGCCAACCACTTCTTCTACCTGCTGAGCGAGGGCAGCGGCGCCAAGGTCATCAACGGCGTCAGCTACAACTCGCCCACCTCCGACGGCCTGCCGGTCACCGGCATCGGCCGCGACAAGGCGCTGCAGATCTGGTACCGCGCGCTCACCACGAAGTTCACCTCGACCACCAATTACGCGTCGGCCCGCACGGGCACGCTGGCGGCGGCGGGCGAGCTGTACGGCACCACGAGCGCCGAGTACACGGCCGTGCAGAACGCGTGGGCCGGTGTGAACGTGGGCTCGCGGCCCGGCGGTGGCGGCGGTGGCGGTACGTCGTTCGAGAACACGGCCGACGTATCAATTCCGGACAACGGCGCGGCGGTCACCTCGTCGATCACGGTCAGCGGCCGCACCGGCAACGCGCCGACGAACCTCGCCGTCGCGGTGGACATCATCCACACCTGGCGCGGCGACCTCGTCGTCGACCTGGTGGCCCCGGACGGCTCGGTCTACAACCTGAAGGCGTTCAGCTCCTCCGACTCGGCGGACAACGTCCAGACGACCTACACGGTCAACGCTTCCTCCGAAGTCGCCAACGGTACCTGGAAGTTGAGGGTCCAGGACAAGGCGGCACAGGACACCGGCTACATCAACAGCTGGAAGCTGACCTTCCCGTAA
- a CDS encoding M4 family metallopeptidase → MTQFYARHKRTTLAIATAVAAGALLTTGMTTGASAQNAASASGTAAPVQLSAAARTALIQKADAGTAATAQQIGLGAKEKLVVKDVVKDADGTVHTRYERTYAGLPVLGGDLVVHQKPGKAETVTKATTKTIKVASLKPQIAVAKAEKQALTAAQAAGSAKTAADGARKVIWAGNGTPTLAYETIVGGLQDDGTPNRLHVITDAATGKKLFEYQGIENATGTGKTLYSGTVSLTTSLSGTTYSLTDASRGGHKTYNLKHTTSTGTGTLFTNTTNTWGTGAASSSTTDVTAAADAAYGAQETWDFYKSTFGRSGIKNDGVGAYSRVHYGSSYVNAFWDDDCFCMTYGDGDSNTHPLTSLDVAGHEMSHGVTANTAGLNYSGESGGLNEATSDIFGTGVEFYAANSNDVGDYLIGEKIDINGDGSPLRYMDKPSKDGGSKDSWSSTLGNLDVHYSSGPANHFFYLLSEGSGAKTINGVSYNSPTSNGSTVTGIGRAKALQIWYKALTTYFTSSTNYKAARTGTLSAASALYGSGSTEYNAVAAAWSAVNVS, encoded by the coding sequence GTGACCCAGTTCTACGCGCGTCACAAGCGCACCACTCTGGCCATCGCCACCGCTGTCGCGGCCGGAGCCCTGCTCACCACCGGTATGACCACCGGTGCCTCCGCCCAGAACGCCGCCTCGGCCTCGGGCACCGCCGCCCCGGTCCAGCTGTCCGCGGCCGCGCGCACCGCCCTGATCCAGAAGGCGGACGCAGGCACGGCCGCCACGGCTCAGCAGATAGGCCTCGGTGCCAAGGAGAAGCTGGTCGTCAAGGACGTCGTCAAGGACGCCGACGGCACGGTGCACACGCGCTACGAGCGCACCTACGCCGGACTCCCGGTCCTCGGCGGCGACCTGGTCGTCCACCAGAAGCCGGGCAAGGCCGAGACCGTGACCAAGGCGACGACGAAGACCATCAAGGTGGCCTCCCTCAAGCCGCAGATCGCCGTCGCCAAGGCCGAGAAGCAGGCCCTGACCGCGGCGCAGGCCGCGGGCTCGGCGAAGACCGCCGCGGACGGCGCCCGCAAGGTGATCTGGGCCGGCAACGGCACCCCCACCCTGGCGTACGAGACGATCGTCGGCGGCCTCCAGGACGACGGCACCCCCAACCGTCTGCACGTCATCACCGACGCCGCCACCGGCAAGAAGCTCTTCGAGTACCAGGGCATCGAGAACGCGACGGGCACCGGCAAGACGCTGTACTCGGGCACGGTCAGCCTCACCACCAGCCTCTCGGGCACGACGTACTCGCTGACCGACGCCTCGCGCGGCGGCCACAAGACGTACAACCTGAAGCACACCACCAGCACGGGCACCGGCACCCTGTTCACCAACACCACGAACACGTGGGGCACGGGCGCCGCCTCCAGCTCCACCACCGACGTGACCGCGGCCGCCGACGCCGCCTACGGCGCGCAGGAGACCTGGGACTTCTACAAGAGCACGTTCGGCCGCAGCGGCATCAAGAACGACGGTGTCGGCGCCTACTCCCGCGTCCACTACGGCAGCTCGTACGTCAACGCCTTCTGGGACGACGACTGCTTCTGCATGACGTACGGCGACGGCGACAGCAACACGCACCCGCTGACGTCGCTGGACGTGGCCGGCCACGAGATGAGCCACGGCGTCACCGCCAACACCGCCGGTCTCAACTACAGCGGTGAGTCCGGCGGCCTGAACGAGGCGACCTCCGACATCTTCGGCACGGGCGTCGAGTTCTACGCGGCGAACTCGAACGACGTCGGTGACTACCTCATCGGCGAGAAGATCGACATCAACGGCGACGGCTCCCCGCTGCGCTACATGGACAAGCCCAGCAAGGACGGCGGCTCGAAGGACTCCTGGTCCTCGACCCTGGGCAACCTCGACGTGCACTACTCGTCGGGTCCGGCCAACCACTTCTTCTACCTGCTGTCCGAGGGCAGCGGCGCGAAGACGATCAACGGGGTCAGCTACAACTCCCCGACGTCCAACGGCTCCACGGTCACCGGCATCGGCCGCGCCAAGGCGCTGCAGATCTGGTACAAGGCGCTGACGACGTACTTCACCTCGTCGACCAACTACAAGGCGGCGCGCACCGGCACGCTCTCGGCTGCGAGCGCCCTGTACGGCTCCGGCAGCACCGAGTACAACGCGGTGGCGGCGGCCTGGTCGGCGGTCAACGTCAGCTAG
- a CDS encoding DUF1990 family protein, giving the protein MLSPDTPFSYEDVGATRDGRCPPGFHPLHVRARIGEGEAVFRTAADAVMTWEMHRALGVGITADADKAAPGVHVTVALGPLIKAPCRIVWTVEEYRRTGWAYGTLPGHPECGEESFIIERTGDGTVWLTVTAFSRAAKWYARAGGPATRGLQHAYARRCGAVLRKMCAPYEE; this is encoded by the coding sequence ATGCTCTCCCCGGACACCCCCTTCAGCTACGAGGACGTGGGCGCCACCCGCGACGGCCGCTGCCCGCCCGGGTTCCACCCCCTCCACGTGCGCGCCCGCATCGGCGAGGGCGAGGCCGTCTTCCGTACGGCGGCCGACGCCGTCATGACCTGGGAGATGCACCGCGCGCTGGGCGTCGGCATCACCGCGGACGCCGACAAGGCCGCCCCCGGCGTCCATGTCACCGTCGCCCTCGGCCCCCTCATCAAGGCCCCCTGCCGCATCGTCTGGACGGTCGAGGAGTACCGCCGCACCGGCTGGGCCTACGGCACCCTCCCCGGCCACCCCGAGTGCGGCGAGGAGTCCTTCATCATCGAACGCACCGGCGACGGCACGGTCTGGCTCACCGTGACCGCCTTCAGCCGCGCAGCCAAGTGGTACGCCCGCGCGGGCGGCCCGGCCACGCGCGGGTTGCAGCACGCGTACGCACGGCGATGCGGGGCGGTACTGCGGAAGATGTGCGCGCCGTACGAGGAGTAG
- the glgP gene encoding alpha-glucan family phosphorylase codes for MKAIRRLTVRPVLPEALHPLSDLARNLRWSWHAETRDLFQSVDPEHWAASDGDPVRLLGSVPTARLAELAEDRRFLRRLTTAADDLRDYVTGDRWYQAQTTDLPAAIAYFSPEFGITAALPQYSGGLGILAGDHLKAASDLGVPLIGVGLLYRHGYFRQSLSRDGWQQEHYPVLDPNELPVAPLRESDGTLAQVSLALPGGRALHARIWLAQVGRVPLLMLDSDVEENDLGERGVTDRLYGGGSEHRLLQEMLLGIGGVRAVRTYCRLTGHAQPEVFHTNEGHAGFLGLERIAELADGGLDFDAALEAVRAGTVFTTHTPVPAGIDRFDRELVARHFGSDAELPRMDVERILRLGMETYPGGEPNLFNMAVMGLRLGQRANGVSLLHGQVSREMFSGLWPGFDPEEVPITSVTNGVHAPTWVAPEVFRLGARQIGAQRTEDALTVGASDRWDAVADIADQEIWDLRRVLREQLVVEVRERLHASWRQRGAGTAELGWIDGVLDPDVLTIGFARRVPSYKRLTLMLRDRDRLMDLLLHPDRPIQIVIAGKAHPADDGGKRLIQELVRFADDPRVRHRIVFLPDYGMAMAQKLYPGCDIWLNNPLRPLEACGTSGMKAALNGCLNLSVLDGWWDEWFQPDFGWAIPTADGTATDDDRRDDLEAAALYDLLEQRVTPRFYEHGQGGLPDRWIEMVRQTLTHLGPKVLAGRMVREYVERLYTPAAHAHRALSPDPARELAAWKGRVRTGWHHVKVDHVEASVATSTAELGTTLSLHVRVGLGELGPDDVEVQAVSGRVDSDDGIADATCVPLKPAGGPDHEGRWLYEGPLSLDRTGPFGYTVRILPTHRLLASSAELGLVAVPSEETGEGAGVLMR; via the coding sequence GTGAAGGCAATCCGCAGACTCACCGTCCGTCCCGTACTTCCCGAAGCCCTTCACCCGCTCAGTGACCTGGCGCGCAACCTCCGCTGGTCCTGGCATGCCGAGACACGCGATCTCTTCCAGTCCGTGGATCCCGAGCACTGGGCCGCGTCCGACGGCGACCCGGTACGGCTGCTCGGCAGTGTGCCGACGGCGCGCCTCGCGGAGCTCGCTGAGGACCGCCGCTTCCTGCGCAGGCTGACGACGGCCGCCGACGACCTGCGCGACTATGTGACCGGCGACCGCTGGTACCAGGCCCAGACCACCGATCTGCCCGCCGCCATCGCCTATTTCTCGCCGGAGTTCGGCATCACGGCCGCGCTGCCCCAGTACTCCGGCGGCCTCGGCATCCTCGCCGGAGACCATCTGAAGGCGGCCAGCGACCTGGGCGTCCCACTGATCGGCGTCGGCCTTCTCTACCGGCACGGCTACTTCCGCCAGTCCCTGTCGCGCGACGGCTGGCAGCAGGAGCACTATCCCGTCCTCGACCCCAACGAACTGCCCGTCGCCCCGCTGCGCGAAAGCGACGGCACCCTTGCCCAGGTCTCCCTGGCGCTGCCCGGCGGCCGCGCGCTGCACGCCCGCATCTGGCTCGCCCAGGTCGGCCGGGTCCCGCTGCTCATGCTCGACTCGGACGTCGAGGAGAACGACCTCGGCGAGCGCGGTGTCACCGACCGGCTCTACGGCGGCGGCAGCGAGCACCGGCTCCTCCAGGAGATGCTGCTGGGCATAGGAGGAGTGCGCGCCGTACGGACGTACTGCCGTCTCACCGGCCATGCGCAGCCCGAGGTGTTCCACACCAACGAGGGGCACGCGGGGTTCCTCGGCCTGGAGCGGATCGCCGAACTCGCCGACGGGGGGCTGGACTTCGACGCGGCGCTGGAGGCGGTCCGGGCCGGCACCGTCTTCACCACGCACACCCCGGTCCCCGCCGGCATCGACCGCTTCGACCGGGAGCTGGTCGCCCGCCACTTCGGCAGCGACGCCGAACTCCCGCGCATGGACGTCGAACGCATCCTGCGGCTGGGCATGGAGACCTATCCGGGAGGCGAGCCGAACCTCTTCAACATGGCGGTGATGGGGCTCCGGCTCGGTCAACGCGCCAACGGGGTCTCCCTGTTGCACGGTCAGGTCAGCCGGGAGATGTTCTCCGGGCTCTGGCCGGGCTTCGACCCGGAGGAGGTGCCGATCACCTCCGTGACCAACGGTGTGCACGCCCCGACCTGGGTGGCACCGGAGGTGTTCCGCCTCGGCGCCCGGCAGATCGGCGCGCAGCGCACCGAGGACGCGCTGACGGTGGGCGCCTCGGACCGCTGGGACGCGGTGGCGGACATCGCCGACCAGGAGATCTGGGACCTGCGTCGGGTGCTGCGGGAGCAGTTGGTGGTGGAGGTGCGCGAACGCCTGCACGCGTCCTGGCGCCAGCGCGGCGCGGGCACGGCCGAACTCGGCTGGATCGACGGCGTGTTGGACCCCGACGTACTGACCATCGGCTTCGCGCGCCGCGTCCCTTCCTACAAGCGCCTGACGCTGATGCTGCGCGACCGCGACCGTCTGATGGACCTGCTCCTGCACCCCGATCGCCCGATCCAGATCGTGATCGCGGGCAAGGCGCACCCGGCGGACGACGGAGGCAAGCGCCTGATCCAGGAGCTGGTCCGGTTCGCCGACGACCCGCGCGTACGCCACCGGATCGTGTTCCTGCCCGACTACGGCATGGCGATGGCGCAGAAGCTCTACCCGGGCTGCGACATCTGGCTCAACAACCCGCTCCGCCCCCTGGAGGCCTGCGGCACCTCCGGCATGAAAGCCGCCCTCAACGGCTGCCTCAACCTCTCCGTCCTGGACGGCTGGTGGGACGAGTGGTTCCAGCCCGACTTCGGCTGGGCGATCCCGACGGCGGACGGCACGGCGACGGATGACGACCGCCGTGACGACCTGGAGGCCGCCGCCCTCTACGACCTCCTCGAACAGCGGGTCACCCCGCGCTTCTACGAGCACGGCCAGGGCGGCCTGCCGGACCGCTGGATCGAGATGGTCCGCCAGACCCTCACGCATCTCGGCCCCAAGGTCCTGGCGGGCCGCATGGTCCGCGAATACGTGGAGCGCCTCTATACCCCGGCCGCCCACGCCCACCGCGCCCTGTCCCCGGACCCGGCCCGCGAGCTGGCCGCATGGAAGGGCCGGGTGCGCACGGGCTGGCACCACGTGAAGGTCGACCACGTGGAGGCGTCCGTCGCCACGAGCACGGCCGAACTCGGCACGACCCTTTCGCTGCATGTGCGGGTGGGTCTGGGGGAGTTGGGGCCGGACGACGTCGAGGTCCAGGCCGTCTCCGGTCGCGTCGACTCCGACGACGGCATCGCGGACGCGACCTGCGTCCCCCTCAAACCGGCGGGCGGCCCCGACCACGAGGGCCGCTGGCTCTACGAGGGCCCCCTGTCCCTGGACCGCACCGGCCCCTTCGGCTACACGGTCCGCATCCTCCCGACCCACCGACTCCTCGCCTCCAGCGCGGAGTTGGGGTTGGTGGCGGTGCCTTCGGAGGAGACGGGGGAGGGGGCGGGGGTTCTGATGCGGTGA
- a CDS encoding S8 family peptidase → MARTRERRLRWAGGLAAVTTAAALSAITLPAHAAPEGQILGAGDPGSVGGSYIVTLKGSTKAPSAAGKGIVEKYGARISHTYGTALNGYAVKVNERQARRLAADSRVASVVQDTRVALDHFQRNPPSWGLDRIDQKRLPLDKGYTWPESAGAGVTAYVIDTGIRITHKDFGGRASYGWDFVGNDKSAGDGNGHGTHVAGTIVGTKYGVAKKAKVVAVRVLDNAGSGTTAQVIAGIDWVTRHAHKPAVANLSLGGYANRQLDAAVRNSIASGVTYAVAAGNDGLPANLYSPARVKQALTVGASDKADARAGFSNTGAALDLFAPGVAITSASYASDTGKAIFSGTSMASPHVAGAAALYLADHPRAAPADVSKALVKHAASGRISDAGPGSPNKLLQVDNS, encoded by the coding sequence ATGGCACGGACGCGAGAGAGGCGTCTGCGCTGGGCGGGGGGCCTTGCCGCCGTCACCACGGCCGCGGCACTTTCGGCCATCACCCTGCCCGCGCACGCCGCCCCCGAGGGGCAGATACTCGGCGCCGGCGATCCCGGTTCCGTCGGCGGAAGCTACATCGTGACGCTCAAAGGGAGTACGAAGGCTCCGTCGGCGGCGGGTAAAGGCATCGTCGAGAAGTATGGGGCGAGAATCAGCCACACGTACGGCACGGCCCTGAACGGCTATGCCGTGAAGGTCAACGAGCGGCAGGCGCGGCGGCTCGCGGCGGACTCCCGCGTGGCCTCGGTCGTCCAGGACACCCGGGTCGCGCTGGACCACTTCCAGAGGAACCCGCCGTCCTGGGGCCTCGACCGCATCGACCAGAAGCGCCTGCCGCTCGACAAGGGCTATACATGGCCCGAATCGGCGGGCGCAGGCGTGACCGCGTACGTCATCGACACCGGCATCCGGATCACGCACAAGGACTTCGGGGGCCGGGCCAGTTACGGCTGGGACTTCGTCGGCAACGACAAGTCCGCGGGGGACGGCAACGGGCACGGCACGCATGTCGCCGGCACGATCGTCGGCACGAAGTACGGCGTGGCGAAGAAGGCGAAGGTCGTCGCGGTCCGCGTCCTCGACAACGCGGGTTCGGGTACGACCGCGCAGGTCATCGCGGGTATCGACTGGGTGACCCGGCACGCGCACAAGCCCGCGGTGGCGAACCTGAGCCTGGGCGGTTACGCCAACCGCCAGCTCGACGCGGCGGTGCGCAACTCGATCGCGTCGGGCGTCACGTACGCCGTCGCGGCGGGCAACGACGGGCTGCCGGCGAACCTGTACTCCCCCGCCCGGGTCAAGCAGGCGCTCACCGTGGGCGCCAGCGACAAGGCGGACGCGCGGGCGGGCTTCTCCAACACGGGTGCCGCGCTGGACCTGTTCGCGCCGGGCGTGGCGATCACCTCGGCGTCGTACGCGAGCGACACGGGGAAGGCGATCTTCTCCGGTACGTCGATGGCGAGTCCGCACGTCGCGGGCGCCGCCGCGCTCTATCTCGCCGACCACCCTCGGGCGGCTCCGGCCGACGTGAGCAAGGCTCTGGTAAAACATGCCGCTTCGGGGAGAATTTCGGACGCGGGCCCCGGCTCGCCGAACAAGCTCCTCCAAGTCGACAATTCATAA